Proteins encoded by one window of bacterium:
- a CDS encoding PASTA domain-containing protein — MKIIKGLIFFFSFLLVVIVFASITLFILERKESRVDVPDLQGKDIISARGILEKNRLRIVEESSYHNTIPKDYVISQKPESGEKIRKGEKVRVVISLGMPNVSIPRLIGKDLYSAKIILSEKGLALGNITYINSDKPKDIVLGFKGDKEEIREGDKVNLLVSCGKKQGSLLMPELLGLSLDVASSTLKEYNLVLGQVLLEPGTEGVVLKQSPIFGIAVNEGTKVDITLGIEEE, encoded by the coding sequence ATGAAAATTATAAAAGGGCTTATTTTCTTTTTTTCCTTTCTTTTGGTTGTAATAGTTTTTGCAAGTATTACCCTTTTTATATTGGAAAGAAAAGAAAGTAGGGTAGATGTGCCTGATTTACAAGGCAAGGACATAATTTCAGCAAGGGGGATATTGGAGAAGAATAGATTAAGGATAGTAGAAGAGAGCTCATATCACAATACAATCCCAAAGGATTATGTAATTAGTCAGAAACCAGAGTCAGGAGAAAAGATAAGAAAGGGAGAAAAGGTAAGGGTTGTAATAAGCCTTGGGATGCCAAATGTTTCCATTCCAAGGCTAATTGGAAAAGACCTTTACTCTGCCAAGATAATCCTTTCAGAAAAAGGTCTTGCATTAGGAAATATTACATATATAAATTCAGACAAACCAAAGGATATAGTTTTAGGATTTAAAGGAGATAAGGAGGAAATAAGAGAGGGAGATAAGGTTAATCTTCTTGTATCATGTGGAAAAAAACAAGGCTCTCTCCTTATGCCAGAGCTTTTAGGTCTTTCCCTTGATGTTGCAAGTTCTACATTAAAAGAATATAATCTTGTATTAGGGCAGGTTCTATTAGAGCCAGGAACAGAGGGTGTTGTTTTAAAGCAAAGCCCAATTTTTGGAATTGCGGTTAATGAGGGAACAAAGGTAGATATCACCTTGGGAATAGAGGAGGAGTAA